In Streptomyces chartreusis NRRL 3882, the following are encoded in one genomic region:
- the gltB gene encoding glutamate synthase large subunit, with product MRTPRQPSQHSANGQNWSFMDARPAAQGMYDPRNEHDACGVGFVATLTGEASHTLVEQALTVLRNLEHRGATGSEPDSGDGAGILSQVPDAFFRDVAGFELPAAGAYAVGTAFLPEDSAADAVSQIETIAADEGLTVLGWREVPVAPQLLGATARSTMPVFRQIFVSDGVSEGIALDRKAFVLRKRAEREAGVYFPSLSARTIVYKGMLTTGQLEPFFPDLSDRRFASAIALVHSRFSTNTFPSWPLAHPYRFVAHNGEINTVKGNRNWMVARESQLVSDLFGSDEKAIERIFPVCTPDASDSASFDEVLELLHLGGRSLPHSVLMMIPEAWENHDSMDPARRAFYQFHSNLMEPWDGPACVTFTDGTQVGAVLDRNGLRPGRYWVTDDGLVVLGSEVGVLDIDPAKVVRKGRLQPGRMFLVDTAEHRIIEDDEIKAQLAAENPYAEWLEAGEIELGDLPEREHIVHTHASVTRRQQTFGYTEEELRVILAPMAKAGAEPIGSMGTDSPIAALSDRPRLLFDYFTQLFAQVTNPPLDAIREELVTSLRSSLGPQGNLLEPSAASCRSVVLPFPVIDNDELAKLIHINADGDMPGFKAATLSGLYRVHGGGDALAARIEEICAEADAAIENGARLIVLSDRHSDAEHAPIPSLLLTAAVHHHLIRTKQRTQVGLLVEAGDVREVHHVALLIGYGAAAVNPYLAMESVEDLVRAGTFLPGVEPEKAIRNLIYALGKGVLKVMSKMGISTVASYRGAQVFEAVGLDENFVAKYFNGTATKIGGVGIDVIAKEVAARHAKAYPASGIAPAHRALDIGGEYQWRREGEPHLFDPETVFRLQHSTRSGRYDIFKKYTERVNEQSERLMTLRGLFGFKSDRKPIPIDEVEPVSEIVKRFSTGAMSYGSISQEAHETLAIAMNQLGGKSNTGEGGEDAERLYDPARRSSIKQVASGRFGVTSEYLVNSDDIQIKMAQGAKPGEGGQLPGHKVYPWVAKTRHSTPGVGLISPPPHHDIYSIEDLAQLIHDLKNANPQARIHVKLVSEVGVGTVAAGVSKAHADVVLISGHDGGTGASPLTSLKHAGGPWELGLAETQQTLLLNGLRDRIVVQTDGQLKTGRDVVIAALLGAEEFGFATAPLVVSGCVMMRVCHLDTCPVGIATQNPVLRERYNGKAEYVVNFFQYIAEEVREILAELGFRSIEEAVGHAETLDVTRAVDHWKAQGLDLAPLFHVPELPEGAVRHQLIAQDHGLEKALDNQLIKLAADALSASDATEAQPVRAQVQIRNINRTVGTMLGHEVTKKFGGAGLPDDTIDITFTGSAGQSFGAFVPRGVTLRLEGDANDYVGKGLSGGRIVVRPDRAADHLAEYSVIAGNTIGYGATGGEMFLRGKVGERFCVRNSGATVVSEGVGDHGCEYMTGGHAVVLGETGRNFAAGMSGGIAYVIDLDRDNVNVGNLDAVEALDDTDKQWLHEVVRRHQEETGSTVAEKLLAEWDDPTGGVARFSKIIPSTYKAVLAAKDAAERAGLSETETHEKMMEAAING from the coding sequence ATGCGTACGCCGCGCCAGCCGTCCCAGCACTCCGCGAATGGCCAGAACTGGTCCTTCATGGATGCTCGCCCTGCTGCGCAGGGTATGTACGACCCCCGCAACGAGCACGACGCCTGTGGCGTCGGCTTCGTCGCCACCCTTACCGGCGAGGCGTCCCACACCCTGGTCGAGCAGGCTCTGACCGTCCTGCGCAACCTCGAACACCGCGGTGCCACCGGCTCCGAGCCCGACTCCGGCGACGGCGCCGGCATCCTGTCGCAGGTCCCGGACGCCTTCTTCCGCGACGTGGCCGGATTCGAACTGCCCGCGGCCGGTGCCTACGCCGTCGGCACCGCGTTCCTGCCGGAGGACTCCGCCGCCGACGCCGTCTCGCAGATCGAGACGATCGCGGCCGACGAGGGCCTGACCGTGCTCGGCTGGCGCGAGGTGCCGGTCGCTCCCCAGCTGCTGGGCGCCACCGCCCGGTCGACCATGCCGGTCTTCCGTCAGATCTTCGTCAGCGACGGCGTGTCGGAGGGCATCGCCCTCGACCGCAAGGCCTTCGTGCTGCGCAAGCGCGCCGAGCGCGAGGCCGGCGTGTACTTCCCCTCGCTGTCCGCCCGGACCATCGTCTACAAGGGCATGCTGACCACCGGCCAGCTGGAGCCCTTCTTCCCGGACCTGTCCGACCGCCGCTTCGCCTCCGCGATCGCGCTCGTGCACTCCCGGTTCTCGACGAACACCTTCCCGTCCTGGCCGCTGGCCCACCCGTACCGCTTCGTCGCGCACAACGGTGAGATCAACACCGTCAAGGGCAACCGCAACTGGATGGTCGCCCGCGAGTCGCAGCTCGTCTCCGACCTGTTCGGGTCCGACGAGAAGGCCATCGAGCGGATCTTCCCGGTCTGTACGCCGGACGCCTCCGACTCCGCTTCCTTCGACGAGGTCCTCGAACTCCTGCACCTGGGCGGCCGTTCGCTGCCGCACTCCGTGCTGATGATGATCCCGGAGGCGTGGGAGAACCACGACTCCATGGACCCGGCCCGGCGCGCCTTCTACCAGTTCCACTCGAACCTGATGGAGCCCTGGGACGGCCCGGCCTGTGTCACCTTCACCGACGGCACCCAGGTCGGCGCGGTCCTCGACCGCAACGGCCTGCGCCCCGGCCGCTACTGGGTCACCGACGACGGCCTCGTCGTCCTCGGCTCCGAGGTCGGCGTCCTGGACATCGACCCGGCCAAGGTCGTCCGCAAGGGCCGCCTGCAGCCCGGCCGCATGTTCCTCGTCGACACCGCCGAGCACCGCATCATCGAGGACGACGAGATCAAGGCCCAGCTCGCCGCGGAGAACCCGTACGCGGAGTGGCTGGAGGCCGGCGAGATCGAGCTGGGCGACCTGCCCGAGCGCGAGCACATCGTCCACACCCACGCCTCCGTCACGCGCCGCCAGCAGACCTTCGGTTACACCGAGGAGGAGCTGCGCGTCATCCTCGCGCCGATGGCCAAGGCCGGTGCCGAGCCCATCGGCTCGATGGGCACCGACTCGCCGATCGCCGCGCTGTCGGACCGCCCGCGCCTGCTCTTCGACTACTTCACCCAGCTGTTCGCGCAGGTCACCAACCCGCCGCTGGACGCCATCCGCGAGGAACTGGTCACCTCGCTGCGCTCGTCGCTGGGCCCGCAGGGCAATCTGCTCGAACCGAGCGCGGCCTCCTGCCGCAGCGTCGTGCTGCCCTTCCCGGTCATCGACAACGACGAGCTGGCCAAGCTCATCCACATCAACGCCGACGGCGACATGCCCGGCTTCAAGGCCGCGACCCTGTCCGGCCTGTACCGGGTGCACGGCGGCGGTGACGCGCTGGCCGCGCGGATCGAGGAGATCTGCGCCGAGGCCGACGCCGCGATCGAGAACGGCGCCCGGCTGATCGTCCTGTCGGACCGGCACTCGGACGCCGAGCACGCGCCGATCCCGTCGCTGCTGCTCACCGCGGCCGTCCACCACCACCTCATCCGCACCAAGCAGCGCACCCAGGTGGGCCTGCTGGTCGAGGCCGGCGACGTCCGCGAGGTCCACCACGTCGCCCTGCTCATCGGCTACGGCGCCGCCGCCGTCAACCCGTACCTGGCGATGGAGTCCGTCGAGGACCTGGTCCGCGCCGGCACCTTCCTGCCCGGCGTCGAGCCCGAGAAGGCCATCCGCAACCTCATCTACGCCCTCGGCAAGGGCGTGCTGAAGGTCATGTCCAAGATGGGCATCTCGACCGTCGCCTCCTACCGCGGCGCCCAGGTCTTCGAGGCCGTCGGTCTCGACGAGAACTTCGTCGCGAAGTACTTCAACGGCACGGCCACCAAGATCGGCGGCGTCGGCATCGACGTCATCGCCAAGGAGGTCGCCGCCCGGCACGCCAAGGCCTACCCGGCCTCCGGCATCGCCCCGGCGCACCGCGCGCTCGACATAGGCGGCGAGTACCAGTGGCGCCGCGAGGGCGAGCCGCACCTGTTCGACCCGGAGACGGTCTTCCGCCTCCAGCACTCCACGCGCTCCGGCCGCTACGACATCTTCAAGAAGTACACCGAGCGCGTGAACGAGCAGTCCGAGCGGCTGATGACGCTGCGCGGCCTGTTCGGGTTCAAGTCCGACCGGAAGCCGATCCCGATCGACGAGGTCGAGCCGGTCTCCGAGATCGTCAAGCGCTTCTCCACGGGCGCCATGTCGTACGGCTCCATCTCCCAGGAGGCGCACGAGACCCTCGCCATCGCCATGAACCAGCTGGGCGGCAAGTCCAACACCGGTGAGGGCGGCGAGGACGCGGAGCGCCTGTACGACCCGGCCCGCCGGTCGTCCATCAAGCAGGTCGCGTCCGGCCGCTTCGGTGTGACCTCCGAGTACCTGGTCAACTCCGACGACATCCAGATCAAGATGGCGCAGGGCGCCAAGCCCGGTGAGGGCGGCCAGCTGCCCGGCCACAAGGTCTACCCGTGGGTCGCCAAGACGCGGCACTCGACGCCGGGCGTCGGCCTCATCTCGCCGCCCCCGCACCACGACATCTACTCCATCGAGGACCTGGCCCAGCTGATCCACGACCTGAAGAACGCGAACCCGCAGGCGCGGATTCACGTGAAGCTGGTCTCCGAGGTCGGCGTCGGCACGGTCGCCGCGGGTGTCTCCAAGGCGCACGCGGACGTCGTCCTCATCTCCGGCCACGACGGCGGCACGGGTGCCTCGCCGCTGACCTCGCTGAAGCACGCCGGTGGTCCCTGGGAGCTCGGCCTCGCCGAGACCCAGCAGACGCTGCTGCTCAACGGCCTGCGCGACCGCATCGTCGTGCAGACCGACGGCCAGCTGAAGACCGGCCGCGACGTGGTCATCGCCGCGCTGCTCGGCGCCGAGGAGTTCGGTTTCGCGACCGCGCCGCTCGTCGTCTCCGGCTGCGTCATGATGCGCGTCTGCCACCTGGACACCTGCCCGGTCGGCATCGCCACGCAGAACCCGGTGCTGCGCGAGCGGTACAACGGCAAGGCCGAGTACGTCGTGAACTTCTTCCAGTACATCGCCGAAGAGGTCCGCGAGATCCTCGCCGAGCTGGGCTTCCGCTCCATCGAGGAGGCCGTCGGCCACGCCGAGACCCTCGACGTCACGCGTGCCGTCGACCACTGGAAGGCGCAGGGCCTTGACCTGGCTCCGCTGTTCCACGTGCCCGAGCTGCCCGAGGGCGCGGTCCGCCACCAGCTGATCGCCCAGGACCACGGTCTGGAGAAGGCGCTCGACAACCAGCTGATCAAGCTCGCCGCGGACGCCCTGTCCGCCTCGGACGCCACCGAGGCCCAGCCGGTCCGCGCGCAGGTGCAGATCCGCAACATCAACCGCACGGTCGGCACCATGCTCGGCCACGAGGTGACGAAGAAGTTCGGTGGCGCGGGCCTGCCCGACGACACCATCGACATCACCTTCACCGGTTCCGCCGGCCAGTCCTTCGGCGCCTTCGTGCCGCGCGGTGTCACGCTGCGCCTGGAGGGCGACGCCAACGACTACGTCGGCAAGGGCCTCTCGGGCGGCCGGATCGTGGTCCGCCCGGACCGCGCGGCCGACCACCTCGCCGAGTACAGCGTCATCGCGGGCAACACGATCGGCTACGGCGCGACCGGCGGCGAGATGTTCCTGCGCGGCAAGGTCGGCGAGCGGTTCTGCGTCCGCAACTCCGGTGCGACGGTCGTCTCCGAGGGCGTGGGCGACCACGGCTGCGAGTACATGACCGGTGGTCACGCGGTGGTGCTCGGCGAGACGGGCCGCAACTTCGCGGCCGGTATGTCCGGCGGTATCGCGTACGTCATCGACCTCGACCGCGACAACGTCAACGTCGGCAACCTGGACGCGGTCGAGGCGCTGGACGACACCGACAAGCAGTGGCTGCACGAGGTGGTCCGCCGCCACCAGGAGGAGACGGGCTCGACCGTCGCCGAGAAGCTCCTGGCAGAGTGGGACGACCCCACGGGAGGCGTGGCGCGCTTCAGTAAGATCATCCCCAGCACGTACAAGGCAGTGCTCGCCGCCAAGGACGCCGCCGAGCGAGCCGGTCTCTCCGAGACCGAGACCCACGAGAAGATGATGGAGGCGGCGATCAATGGCTGA
- a CDS encoding glutamate synthase subunit beta encodes MADPKGFLNHGREVAKSRPVEERVKDWNEVYVPGSLLPIISKQASRCMDCGIPFCHNGCPLGNLIPEWNDYAYREDWAAASERLHATNNFPEFTGRLCPAPCESACVLGINQPPVTIKNVEVSIIDKAWETGDVAPQIPERLSGKTVAVIGSGPAGLAAAQQLTRAGHTVAVYERADRIGGLLRYGIPEFKMEKRHINRRIEQMRAEGTRFRTGIEIGRDLKATDLKKRYDAVVLAVGATTARDLSVPGRELKGIYQAMEYLPLANKVQEGDFVAPPISAEGKHVVVIGGGDTGADCVGTAHRQGAASVTQLEIMPRPNDERHPVNQPWPTFPMLYKVTSAHEEGGERVYSVSTTHFEGDEDGNVQWLHLTEVEFIDGRLTPKPGTERKIPAQLVTLAMGFTGTDRENGLVEQFGLELDERGNIARDADFQTNVPGVFVAGDAGRGQSLIVWAIAEGRSAARGVDRHLTGASELPAPIRPTDRALMV; translated from the coding sequence ATGGCTGACCCGAAGGGCTTCCTGAACCACGGGCGCGAGGTCGCCAAGTCCCGCCCCGTCGAGGAGCGCGTCAAGGACTGGAACGAGGTCTACGTCCCCGGCTCCCTGCTGCCGATCATCAGCAAGCAGGCCAGCCGCTGCATGGACTGCGGCATCCCGTTCTGCCACAACGGCTGCCCGCTCGGGAACCTCATCCCCGAGTGGAACGACTACGCCTACCGCGAGGACTGGGCCGCCGCCTCGGAGCGGCTGCACGCCACGAACAACTTCCCGGAGTTCACGGGCCGTCTGTGCCCCGCTCCCTGTGAGTCGGCGTGTGTGCTCGGCATCAACCAGCCGCCGGTCACCATCAAGAACGTCGAGGTCTCGATCATCGACAAGGCGTGGGAGACCGGGGACGTCGCCCCGCAGATCCCGGAGCGCCTGTCCGGCAAGACCGTCGCCGTCATCGGCTCCGGCCCCGCGGGTCTGGCCGCCGCCCAGCAGCTGACCCGGGCCGGTCACACGGTCGCCGTCTACGAGCGCGCGGACCGCATCGGAGGCCTCCTCCGGTACGGCATCCCCGAGTTCAAGATGGAGAAGCGGCACATCAACCGCCGTATCGAGCAGATGCGCGCGGAGGGCACCCGCTTCCGCACGGGCATCGAGATCGGCCGCGACCTGAAGGCGACGGACCTGAAGAAGCGGTACGACGCGGTCGTCCTGGCCGTCGGTGCCACCACGGCCCGTGACCTGTCGGTGCCCGGCCGCGAACTCAAGGGCATCTACCAGGCCATGGAGTACCTGCCGCTGGCCAACAAGGTGCAGGAGGGCGACTTCGTGGCGCCCCCGATCTCGGCCGAGGGCAAGCACGTCGTGGTCATCGGCGGCGGCGACACCGGCGCCGACTGCGTCGGCACGGCCCACCGCCAGGGCGCGGCCTCCGTCACGCAGCTGGAGATCATGCCCCGCCCGAACGACGAGCGGCACCCGGTCAACCAGCCGTGGCCGACCTTCCCGATGCTCTACAAGGTCACCTCGGCCCACGAGGAGGGAGGCGAGCGCGTCTACTCGGTCTCGACGACCCACTTCGAGGGCGACGAGGACGGCAACGTGCAGTGGCTGCACCTCACCGAGGTGGAGTTCATCGACGGCCGGCTGACCCCGAAGCCTGGCACCGAGCGCAAGATCCCCGCCCAGCTGGTCACGCTCGCCATGGGCTTCACCGGCACCGACCGGGAGAACGGCCTGGTCGAGCAGTTCGGCCTGGAGCTCGACGAGCGCGGCAACATCGCCCGCGACGCCGACTTCCAGACCAACGTGCCGGGCGTGTTCGTCGCCGGTGACGCGGGCCGCGGCCAGTCGCTCATCGTGTGGGCGATCGCCGAGGGCCGTTCGGCGGCGCGCGGGGTGGACCGCCACCTCACGGGCGCCAGCGAACTGCCGGCGCCGATCCGGCCGACGGATCGGGCCCTGATGGTCTGA